A region of Chloracidobacterium sp. DNA encodes the following proteins:
- a CDS encoding enoyl-CoA hydratase/isomerase family protein produces the protein MSDELVIEYNGNAIVIRFTRPEIRNPLSITVLEQLHRIVDDLSIDHAISTVIFTGTGESFASGADLREIAAVSPDNAPDFARKGQELMTKITLLPQTTIAAINGFCFGGALDFALACDRRIASSNAKFAHPGAGLGIITGWGGTQRLPRLIGQAAALELFFTASPIDAEKALRVGLIHEIGNDPLSTALSKCKG, from the coding sequence ATGTCCGACGAATTAGTAATTGAATACAATGGCAACGCAATTGTCATCCGATTTACGAGGCCTGAGATACGCAATCCTTTGTCTATCACGGTTCTCGAACAGTTGCATCGGATCGTTGACGACTTATCGATCGATCATGCAATTTCTACTGTGATATTTACGGGAACGGGCGAGAGTTTTGCGTCGGGTGCTGACCTAAGAGAAATAGCAGCGGTCTCGCCAGATAATGCACCGGATTTTGCTCGAAAAGGCCAGGAACTGATGACAAAGATCACTTTGTTGCCGCAAACCACAATAGCTGCGATCAACGGTTTTTGTTTTGGCGGAGCGCTCGACTTTGCGCTGGCTTGTGACAGACGGATCGCTTCGTCCAACGCGAAATTTGCTCATCCGGGAGCCGGGCTTGGGATAATAACAGGCTGGGGCGGAACGCAGCGGTTGCCGCGATTGATCGGTCAGGCTGCTGCGTTGGAATTGTTTTTTACTGCATCGCCGATCGATGCTGAGAAGGCTTTGCGAGTAGGGTTAATACACGAGATCGGTAATGATCCTTTGTCGACGGCTTTATCAAAATGCAAAGGTTGA